A DNA window from Stigmatella aurantiaca contains the following coding sequences:
- a CDS encoding TPR end-of-group domain-containing protein: MPGSCALPKFMMLCLAACAGVWAMPSRASAQEASERSSFAELLREAETKTAAKEWKEAAHLWARVVQANPVNPEFWNALGDAHSQAADYLAAVPAYEKALALGGPLPAKAAYNIARCQALAGKKELALQALERALTLGFPSLGFAARDEAFQSLRQEPRFKKMLGLTDASNMPRVEGWRSDLALLAREAHRKGFNVHRSVTREQFDAKVRELHGAIPRLTDGQVILGLMKLMVFLDDGHTAVLNFGENPFFRSMLPMQFYWFDEGLFVISADPKHKELLGAQVLELDGRPALEVLEALTPYVNRDRGNPVWPKQRTPYMLRNLALLQAAGLIKSSGQVTLTVRDLSGAMRSVVATSDTTQPDIWNTLPNPPSWVNFASTLGTPPLYLRSMNKRYWFEYLPEHKAVYFQFNSVLDDEKEPLASFTERLFQFIGQNDVGKLIIDMRWNNGGNTALSQPLVRGLIGNRKINQRGKLFVIIGRRTYSAAQNTATYIERYTDAIFAGEPTGSSPNFVGEESLVVLPYSKLVANVSHLFWQSSWPQDQRIWLPPHLYTPPTFADFRTGRDAALDAVLSYPPAF; this comes from the coding sequence ATGCCCGGAAGCTGTGCACTCCCGAAGTTCATGATGCTCTGCCTGGCCGCCTGTGCCGGTGTGTGGGCCATGCCCTCGAGGGCCTCCGCACAGGAGGCTTCAGAGCGCTCCTCGTTCGCCGAGCTCCTCCGTGAGGCCGAGACGAAGACCGCAGCGAAGGAGTGGAAGGAGGCCGCACACCTCTGGGCGCGTGTCGTCCAGGCAAACCCGGTCAACCCCGAGTTCTGGAACGCGCTTGGAGACGCCCACTCCCAAGCCGCGGACTACCTGGCGGCCGTCCCTGCCTATGAGAAGGCCCTCGCGCTCGGCGGTCCCCTGCCAGCCAAGGCCGCCTACAACATCGCCCGCTGCCAGGCGCTGGCGGGAAAGAAGGAGCTCGCGCTTCAGGCGCTCGAGCGGGCCCTCACGCTGGGCTTTCCCAGCTTGGGCTTCGCCGCGCGAGACGAGGCTTTCCAGTCACTGCGCCAGGAGCCCCGGTTCAAGAAGATGCTCGGCCTGACGGATGCCTCGAACATGCCGCGCGTCGAAGGATGGCGCAGCGACCTCGCGCTGCTCGCGCGAGAGGCGCACCGCAAGGGCTTCAACGTCCACCGGTCCGTCACGCGCGAGCAGTTCGACGCCAAGGTGCGAGAGCTCCACGGCGCCATTCCCCGGCTGACCGACGGGCAGGTCATCCTCGGCCTCATGAAGCTGATGGTCTTCCTCGATGACGGCCACACGGCGGTGCTCAACTTCGGCGAGAACCCGTTCTTCCGCTCGATGCTCCCGATGCAGTTCTACTGGTTCGACGAGGGGCTGTTCGTGATCTCCGCCGACCCGAAGCACAAGGAGCTGCTCGGCGCGCAGGTACTCGAACTCGATGGACGCCCGGCCCTCGAGGTGCTCGAGGCGTTAACGCCCTACGTCAACCGTGACCGCGGCAACCCGGTATGGCCCAAGCAGCGCACGCCGTACATGCTGCGCAACCTGGCTCTGCTCCAGGCCGCCGGGCTGATCAAAAGCTCCGGGCAAGTGACGCTCACGGTGCGTGACCTCTCAGGGGCCATGCGCAGCGTGGTGGCCACGTCCGATACCACGCAGCCGGACATCTGGAACACGCTGCCGAACCCGCCCTCCTGGGTGAACTTCGCCTCGACGCTCGGCACGCCGCCGCTCTACCTGCGGAGCATGAACAAGCGCTACTGGTTCGAGTACCTGCCCGAGCACAAGGCGGTCTACTTCCAGTTCAACTCGGTGCTCGACGACGAGAAGGAACCGCTCGCGTCATTCACCGAGAGGCTGTTCCAGTTCATCGGACAAAATGACGTTGGCAAGCTCATCATCGACATGCGGTGGAACAACGGCGGCAACACGGCCCTGTCACAACCGCTCGTGCGCGGGCTCATCGGCAACCGGAAGATCAACCAGCGCGGGAAGCTGTTCGTCATCATTGGCCGCAGGACCTACTCAGCGGCGCAGAACACGGCGACCTACATCGAGCGCTACACGGATGCGATCTTCGCCGGAGAGCCCACAGGCTCGAGCCCGAACTTCGTTGGCGAGGAGAGCCTGGTGGTGTTGCCTTACAGCAAGCTCGTCGCCAACGTCTCGCACCTCTTCTGGCAGAGCTCCTGGCCCCAGGACCAGCGCATCTGGCTTCCGCCACACCTCTATACGCCGCCCACCTTCGCTGACTTCCGCACGGGCCGCGACGCGGCACTCGACGCGGTGCTCTCGTACCCTCCGGCGTTCTGA
- a CDS encoding methyltransferase domain-containing protein: MDTDFYLLGHKAAEEHRLVRQAQELAGETRWLFDQLDLPVGARAIDLGCGPRGVLDLLSARVGSSGTVVGLDRGEDTLARARAFVAEQGLHNVELIHGDARATGQPPGSFDLVHARLVLVNVPRPEEIVREMVALARPGGVVASHEADYLPHRCDPPCAAWERLFELFQAHSRAHGVDLFVGSRSHRLLREAGLTDIQVRPLIHVYPKGHPRREIFVHFIQNIRTELLEAGRIDAKALDGLMTELVAHLAREDVLVISHMFFQVWGRKPNPAG; encoded by the coding sequence ATGGACACGGATTTCTATTTGCTCGGCCACAAGGCTGCGGAGGAGCACCGTCTGGTTCGCCAGGCGCAAGAGCTGGCGGGGGAGACGCGCTGGCTCTTCGACCAACTCGACCTCCCCGTGGGCGCCCGCGCGATCGACCTGGGCTGTGGTCCGCGCGGCGTGCTCGATCTCCTCTCCGCGCGAGTGGGCTCCTCCGGCACGGTGGTGGGCCTCGATCGCGGAGAGGACACGCTCGCTCGCGCACGCGCGTTCGTGGCCGAACAGGGCCTGCACAACGTGGAGCTGATTCACGGGGATGCGCGCGCGACGGGGCAGCCGCCCGGCTCATTCGATCTCGTCCACGCGCGTCTCGTGCTCGTCAACGTCCCGCGGCCCGAGGAAATCGTCCGTGAGATGGTGGCGCTGGCGCGGCCGGGCGGCGTGGTCGCCAGCCACGAAGCCGACTACTTGCCACATCGCTGTGATCCGCCCTGCGCGGCGTGGGAGCGTCTCTTCGAACTCTTTCAGGCACACTCGCGCGCTCACGGCGTCGACTTGTTCGTGGGCAGCCGCTCCCACCGCCTGCTTCGCGAGGCCGGACTGACGGATATCCAGGTCCGGCCCCTCATTCACGTCTATCCGAAGGGTCATCCACGCCGCGAGATCTTCGTCCACTTCATCCAGAACATCCGCACGGAGCTGCTCGAAGCCGGAAGGATCGACGCCAAGGCGTTGGACGGCCTGATGACAGAGCTCGTGGCACATCTGGCGCGCGAAGACGTGCTCGTGATTTCACACATGTTCTTCCAAGTGTGGGGACGAAAGCCCAACCCTGCCGGGTGA
- a CDS encoding 2OG-Fe(II) oxygenase, with translation MSVATLNEGPLLGPSFFLSRTALRSLALAHRDTYGAARPYPHVVIDGFLGERLASGLAGVFPGAAEAHWKRRDHPEQAARLGQLQRKAFEDVHGALRHLLSEFSSMPFLDFLETLTGVQGLIADPHFRGAGLHLTLRGGHLALHADFNRDRFRALLRRITVLYYLNPGWEPAWGGDLELWNASLSRCETRIAPLLDRLVVMAHGDDHWHGHPAPLECPEGRGRAALAAYFYTAEASPDAPEAHSAIWATPRTEGGPGKP, from the coding sequence GTGAGCGTCGCGACCCTCAATGAAGGCCCGTTGTTGGGGCCGAGCTTCTTCCTCTCCCGTACGGCGCTCCGCTCGCTCGCACTGGCCCATCGTGACACCTACGGCGCCGCGCGGCCTTATCCCCACGTCGTCATCGATGGCTTCCTGGGAGAGCGGCTGGCCTCCGGACTGGCGGGGGTCTTCCCGGGCGCAGCCGAGGCCCACTGGAAGCGGAGGGATCACCCGGAACAGGCGGCGCGTCTGGGACAGCTCCAGCGCAAGGCATTCGAGGATGTGCACGGAGCGCTCCGGCATCTGCTCTCGGAGTTCTCGAGCATGCCGTTCCTCGACTTCCTGGAGACGCTCACCGGAGTGCAGGGGCTCATCGCGGATCCACACTTCCGGGGCGCCGGGCTGCACCTCACGCTGCGTGGGGGCCATCTGGCGCTTCACGCGGACTTCAACCGCGATCGCTTCCGCGCGCTCTTGCGGCGGATCACCGTTCTCTACTACCTGAACCCCGGCTGGGAGCCCGCCTGGGGCGGCGACCTCGAGTTGTGGAATGCCAGCCTCTCCAGGTGCGAGACGAGAATCGCTCCGCTCCTCGATCGGCTGGTGGTGATGGCCCATGGCGATGACCACTGGCATGGGCACCCAGCCCCACTGGAGTGTCCCGAGGGACGGGGCCGAGCCGCGCTCGCGGCCTACTTCTATACGGCGGAGGCGTCCCCGGACGCGCCCGAGGCCCACAGCGCCATCTGGGCAACGCCCAGAACGGAGGGAGGCCCTGGGAAGCCTTGA
- a CDS encoding sigma 54-interacting transcriptional regulator — translation MLVLEGESSFRFPLPTSGVVLIGRDAEASLRLRDDSVSRRHARLALQGGEVRIIDLGSHNGTLVNGQRVEGARRLASGDVVTLGTVVAVLRTSTRAAATGHTLEPDALMERLRGEVERSLRYGRPLAVLSLALPEPGTHREAVDSVCATELHSAEAAGWMDAGHLLLLLPEVSGDAGEEDLGERVEALSVACPGARLGYAVCPTDGCDADTLVAAARAASDGAPPGLLRAASDSATRLSLGERSLLLADPAMVHLYSLIRRLAASELPVLVNGETGVGKENAAFAVHHWSRRSTGPFITLNCAAIPEGLVESELFGHDKGAFTGAAAPRTGLLESAHGGTVFLDEVGELPLPVQAKLLRVLETKRITRLGEARERSLDIRIVAATHRNLEADAQDGRFRQDLYFRLGAATVLLPPLRERPREISLLARAFLAQACQALGRREMMLSADTLRVLSHYRWPGNVRELRNLMDFAAAAGTGDVLEPHHLPTRVTGTPATGAPAGAPPAPAPRKPLSEELRELERRRMEEALQEAEGVQSHAAALIGMPIRTFRFKMRQFGLTARGAQRGTPSS, via the coding sequence TTGCTCGTCCTGGAAGGCGAATCGTCGTTTCGTTTCCCCCTGCCCACCTCCGGCGTGGTGCTCATCGGCCGGGATGCCGAGGCCAGCCTTCGCCTGCGGGATGACAGCGTCTCCCGGCGCCATGCGCGCCTGGCCCTCCAGGGTGGCGAAGTCCGTATCATCGATCTCGGCAGCCACAACGGCACGCTCGTCAACGGCCAGCGCGTCGAGGGCGCTCGCCGCCTGGCGTCCGGGGATGTGGTGACGCTTGGAACGGTCGTCGCCGTGCTTCGCACCAGCACGCGCGCCGCAGCCACCGGCCACACATTGGAGCCTGACGCCCTGATGGAGCGCCTGCGTGGGGAAGTCGAGCGCTCCCTGCGCTACGGCCGCCCCCTCGCCGTGCTCTCCCTGGCCCTTCCCGAGCCGGGCACCCACCGGGAAGCCGTGGACAGCGTCTGCGCCACCGAGCTCCATTCCGCCGAAGCCGCCGGTTGGATGGACGCCGGGCACCTGCTGTTGCTCCTGCCCGAGGTGTCCGGCGACGCGGGAGAGGAGGACCTCGGTGAGCGGGTGGAGGCGCTGTCCGTGGCCTGCCCGGGTGCCCGCCTCGGCTACGCGGTGTGCCCCACCGATGGCTGCGATGCCGACACGCTCGTGGCCGCCGCCCGGGCCGCCTCCGATGGCGCCCCTCCGGGCCTGCTGCGGGCCGCCTCCGACAGCGCCACCCGGCTGTCGCTTGGGGAGCGCTCCCTCCTGCTGGCCGACCCGGCCATGGTGCACCTCTACTCCCTCATCCGGCGGCTGGCGGCCAGCGAGCTGCCCGTCCTCGTCAATGGCGAGACGGGCGTGGGGAAAGAGAACGCCGCGTTCGCCGTGCACCACTGGTCGCGCCGCTCCACGGGGCCCTTCATCACCCTCAACTGCGCCGCCATTCCCGAGGGGCTCGTGGAGAGCGAGCTGTTCGGCCATGACAAGGGCGCCTTCACCGGCGCCGCGGCCCCGAGGACGGGCCTCCTGGAGAGCGCCCATGGCGGCACCGTCTTCCTCGATGAGGTCGGCGAGCTGCCCTTGCCCGTCCAGGCCAAGCTGCTTCGCGTCTTGGAGACCAAGCGCATCACCCGCCTGGGTGAGGCCCGCGAGCGCTCCCTCGACATCCGCATTGTCGCCGCCACCCATCGGAACCTCGAGGCCGACGCGCAGGACGGCCGCTTCCGGCAGGACCTCTACTTCCGTCTCGGGGCCGCCACCGTGCTGCTGCCGCCCCTGCGCGAGCGGCCCCGGGAGATTTCCCTCCTGGCGCGCGCGTTCCTCGCCCAGGCCTGCCAGGCCCTGGGCCGGCGGGAGATGATGCTCTCCGCCGACACGCTCCGGGTGCTGTCCCACTACCGCTGGCCCGGCAACGTGCGCGAGCTGCGCAACCTCATGGACTTCGCCGCCGCCGCGGGAACCGGGGACGTGCTCGAACCGCACCACCTGCCCACGCGTGTCACGGGCACCCCGGCCACCGGCGCCCCGGCTGGGGCTCCCCCAGCCCCCGCACCGCGCAAGCCGCTCTCCGAAGAGCTCCGCGAGCTGGAGCGCCGGCGCATGGAAGAGGCGCTCCAGGAAGCCGAGGGCGTGCAGTCTCACGCCGCCGCGCTCATCGGCATGCCCATTCGCACCTTCCGCTTCAAGATGAGGCAGTTCGGACTGACGGCACGGGGGGCGCAGCGGGGAACCCCGTCCTCATGA
- a CDS encoding protein kinase domain-containing protein — MKAPGGTPPREFEEYRLRQPLGRGTMGQVYLAHDTLLDRLVAVKFVVTSGEAPLDEALRARFFQEARAIARLQHPNVVAIHRVGEVHRQPYLVSEFIRGTPLDQLALPVEGPRVLQIGIGLARGLAAAHRCGVLHRDIKPANAVLSEDGEVKLLDFGLAELLEPPAAQATRPVPALPSPVPLERETRPLAPSRETRPLLGRPPPVSAPPPESSVPTQAEAPTPTPPPEDAGASGTPLYLAPELWRGEPASRASDVYALGVLLYELATGHAPYEDVPLSQLARAVREQRPRPLAGFSLSLPPGFAAVVDRCLAEEPSLRFQSGDALRDALEALSLPTGAGPLPAGNPYRGLQPFDAGHRRVFFGRGAALRELLDRLRADPFILVAGDSGVGKSSLCRAAVLPTVAESGLDTGEVPWKVAAFSPGLRPLEALVEALAPVLDEPASALLERVQPGAEPGGLARLWRQRPAEAPRILLFVDQLEELVTFCPPSEAARLAEELAFIIRRAPRARVLATARSDCLTRLMALPGLGDELPRALHLLRALSPQGLREAITAPAQALGVRFESEAMVDGLVAAAAREDGGLPLLQFTLAELWEARDLERQMLPAAALEALGGLAGALARHADAVVARLRPEERSRARTLLLKLVTPEGTRARRTEAELLSGEGDSEGRAVLEGLVRGRLLLASETEGGEGRYELAHESLLTGWDTLRGWLGHDELRRVATQRLERAAAEWERLGAPAELLFQERRLAETAAAGVIPPGPRETEFLTRSRRAARGRRLRRWALVVAVPVGVLAGVGAVRFQARARLEAVVAERLTGVRAQWAEAQRHAEDAGRLRQESFHLFGLPSRGEDAEAVWARAREADQAADSGYARATSALEAVWSVEPNRDEVRALLADLLAERVSLASREGRWEQREELMARLAAHDASGERRRRLEAPARLSVRTQPPGARMWLLAPGEPEGTGRELGSAPLDAVALPTGSHLLRLETPGRADVRVSLLLRPGETRALALEVPPAEAVPEGFIYVPPGRFLQGSADEGLRRTFFNTVPLHEVETKGFLIARHEVTFADWMAFLEALPTDERARRLPGTRGARSGVVLEQKKGRWHLTLRPTSVTYSAWEGEPIRYGRRDRRAVQDWRRFPVSAISFEDARAYTAWLDATGRLPGARLCTGREWEHAARGADGRLFPSGDRLGPDDANIDVTYGREPLGFGPDEVGSHPRSRSPFGVEDMAGNVWEWTLSDEALTQPVIRGGSWFQLELGSQSANREPMEPTQRDPLIGLRLCATLRGR; from the coding sequence ATGAAGGCGCCTGGAGGGACACCTCCACGCGAGTTCGAGGAGTACCGGCTGCGCCAGCCGCTCGGCCGCGGCACCATGGGGCAGGTGTACCTCGCCCACGACACGCTGCTGGACCGGCTGGTCGCGGTGAAGTTCGTGGTGACCTCCGGAGAGGCCCCCCTGGACGAAGCCCTCCGGGCGCGCTTCTTCCAGGAGGCCCGCGCGATTGCCCGGCTCCAGCACCCCAACGTGGTGGCCATTCACCGGGTGGGCGAGGTGCATCGCCAGCCCTACCTTGTCTCGGAGTTCATCCGGGGCACGCCGCTGGACCAGCTGGCCTTGCCCGTGGAGGGACCCCGGGTGCTCCAGATCGGCATTGGCCTGGCGCGCGGGCTGGCCGCAGCCCACCGCTGTGGCGTCCTCCACCGCGACATCAAGCCCGCCAACGCCGTGCTCTCCGAGGATGGAGAGGTGAAGCTGCTGGATTTTGGGCTCGCAGAGCTGCTGGAGCCCCCGGCCGCCCAGGCCACCCGGCCTGTTCCTGCCCTTCCCTCCCCCGTGCCGCTGGAGCGGGAAACCCGCCCCCTCGCCCCCAGCCGCGAGACGCGTCCGCTGCTGGGACGCCCTCCTCCCGTGTCAGCACCTCCCCCGGAGTCCAGCGTCCCCACGCAGGCGGAAGCCCCCACGCCCACCCCCCCGCCCGAAGACGCGGGCGCCTCGGGCACCCCGCTCTACCTCGCCCCCGAGCTGTGGCGCGGAGAGCCCGCCAGCCGCGCCAGCGATGTCTACGCACTCGGGGTACTCCTCTACGAGCTCGCCACCGGCCACGCGCCCTACGAGGACGTCCCCCTCTCTCAGCTCGCGCGCGCCGTGCGGGAACAACGCCCCCGGCCCCTGGCCGGGTTCAGCCTGAGCCTGCCCCCGGGGTTTGCCGCCGTGGTGGACCGCTGCCTCGCCGAGGAGCCCTCCCTGCGCTTCCAATCCGGCGATGCGCTGCGCGACGCGCTGGAGGCCCTCTCCCTCCCCACCGGGGCGGGGCCCCTGCCCGCTGGCAATCCCTACCGGGGCCTCCAGCCGTTCGACGCCGGTCACCGCCGCGTCTTCTTCGGCCGGGGCGCCGCGCTGCGGGAGTTGCTCGACAGGCTCCGCGCCGACCCCTTCATCCTGGTGGCAGGCGACTCGGGGGTGGGCAAGTCCTCGCTGTGCCGTGCCGCCGTGCTCCCCACCGTGGCCGAGTCCGGGCTCGACACCGGCGAGGTGCCCTGGAAGGTGGCGGCCTTCTCTCCGGGCCTGCGTCCCCTGGAAGCGCTCGTGGAGGCGCTCGCGCCCGTGCTGGACGAGCCAGCCTCCGCCCTGCTGGAGCGGGTGCAGCCCGGGGCAGAGCCTGGAGGGCTCGCGCGCCTCTGGCGCCAGCGTCCGGCGGAGGCTCCCCGCATCCTGCTCTTCGTGGACCAACTGGAGGAGCTCGTCACCTTCTGCCCTCCCAGTGAGGCGGCCCGGCTCGCCGAGGAGCTTGCCTTCATCATCCGCCGGGCCCCCCGCGCCCGCGTGCTGGCCACCGCGCGCAGTGACTGTCTGACCCGCCTCATGGCGCTCCCCGGCCTGGGCGATGAGCTGCCACGCGCCCTGCACCTGCTGAGAGCCCTCTCCCCTCAGGGGCTGCGCGAGGCCATTACCGCCCCCGCCCAGGCGCTCGGGGTGCGCTTCGAGTCCGAGGCCATGGTGGACGGGCTGGTGGCCGCCGCGGCACGCGAGGACGGAGGGCTGCCGCTGCTCCAGTTCACCCTGGCCGAGCTGTGGGAGGCCCGCGACCTGGAGCGGCAGATGCTTCCCGCGGCCGCGCTGGAGGCCCTGGGCGGGCTGGCGGGAGCCCTGGCCCGGCACGCGGACGCGGTGGTGGCCAGGCTGCGGCCGGAAGAGCGCTCCCGGGCGCGCACCTTGCTGCTGAAGCTCGTCACCCCCGAAGGAACGCGCGCCCGGCGCACCGAGGCCGAGCTGCTCTCGGGCGAGGGGGACTCCGAAGGGCGTGCCGTGCTGGAGGGACTGGTGCGCGGACGGCTGCTGCTGGCCAGTGAAACCGAAGGGGGCGAGGGCCGCTACGAGCTGGCCCACGAGAGCCTCCTCACGGGATGGGACACCCTGCGGGGGTGGCTCGGGCACGATGAGCTGCGCCGCGTGGCCACCCAACGGCTGGAGCGTGCCGCCGCCGAGTGGGAACGCCTGGGGGCCCCCGCGGAGCTGCTCTTCCAGGAGCGGCGGCTGGCCGAGACCGCCGCGGCGGGAGTCATCCCTCCCGGGCCTCGCGAGACCGAGTTCCTCACCCGCTCCCGGCGCGCGGCACGGGGGCGGCGGCTTCGGCGCTGGGCGCTGGTGGTGGCGGTGCCGGTGGGAGTCCTGGCGGGGGTGGGGGCGGTGCGGTTCCAGGCGCGGGCGCGGCTCGAGGCCGTGGTGGCGGAGCGCCTCACCGGTGTGCGGGCACAGTGGGCTGAGGCCCAGCGGCACGCGGAGGACGCCGGGCGGCTGCGGCAGGAGTCCTTCCACCTCTTCGGCCTTCCGAGCCGGGGGGAGGACGCGGAGGCCGTGTGGGCCCGCGCGCGGGAGGCGGACCAGGCGGCGGACTCGGGTTACGCGCGGGCCACCAGCGCGCTGGAGGCCGTGTGGAGCGTGGAGCCCAACCGCGACGAGGTGAGAGCCCTGCTGGCGGACCTGCTCGCCGAGCGCGTTTCCCTGGCCTCGCGGGAGGGCCGCTGGGAGCAGCGGGAGGAGCTGATGGCGCGCCTGGCGGCCCATGATGCCTCGGGCGAGCGGCGGCGCCGGCTGGAGGCCCCCGCGCGCCTGTCCGTGAGGACCCAGCCTCCGGGGGCGCGGATGTGGCTCCTGGCGCCCGGCGAGCCAGAAGGGACGGGGCGGGAGCTGGGCTCGGCCCCACTGGACGCGGTGGCGCTGCCCACCGGCTCGCACCTGCTGCGGCTGGAGACCCCCGGCCGGGCGGACGTGCGCGTCTCCCTGTTGCTCCGCCCAGGCGAAACGCGGGCGCTGGCACTGGAGGTGCCCCCCGCGGAGGCCGTGCCCGAAGGCTTCATCTACGTGCCCCCGGGACGCTTCCTTCAGGGCAGCGCGGACGAAGGGCTGCGGCGCACCTTCTTCAACACGGTGCCGCTGCATGAGGTGGAGACGAAGGGCTTCCTCATCGCCCGTCACGAGGTGACGTTCGCGGACTGGATGGCCTTCCTCGAGGCCCTGCCCACGGACGAGCGGGCCCGCCGCTTGCCTGGGACGCGCGGGGCGCGCAGCGGCGTGGTGCTGGAGCAAAAGAAAGGACGCTGGCACCTCACGTTGCGGCCCACCTCGGTCACCTACTCGGCGTGGGAGGGCGAGCCCATCCGCTATGGCCGACGCGACCGCCGGGCGGTGCAGGACTGGCGCCGCTTCCCGGTGTCGGCCATCTCCTTCGAGGACGCGCGGGCCTACACAGCGTGGCTGGATGCCACGGGCCGCCTCCCGGGCGCACGGCTGTGCACGGGCCGGGAGTGGGAGCATGCCGCCCGGGGAGCGGACGGCCGGCTGTTCCCTTCTGGCGACCGGCTCGGACCGGACGATGCCAACATCGACGTGACGTATGGGCGGGAGCCCCTCGGCTTCGGCCCGGATGAGGTGGGCAGCCACCCCCGCTCGCGCAGCCCGTTCGGTGTGGAGGACATGGCCGGCAACGTGTGGGAGTGGACCCTCTCGGACGAGGCCCTGACACAGCCCGTCATCCGGGGGGGAAGCTGGTTCCAGCTCGAGCTGGGCAGTCAGAGCGCCAACCGCGAGCCCATGGAGCCCACCCAGAGGGATCCCCTCATCGGATTGCGCCTGTGCGCCACCCTCCGGGGGCGGTGA
- a CDS encoding ADYC domain-containing protein: MNGTLAMKVRRPLFHFFWWMGGLGACGGMVAPEDAALSLSTHTEAEQNAPPSEADGWPMQGTQLHGSNLVSASFLRASLGPQLIADLHLEKGELVGTVPHTLTGSTPSLLACKDITQGSTRSCGFTSVGVGTCTPGTSVKLSSSGATSCWGQPVVRVCAGTQPCEHLSPSRLTSAANACATPSPMAPFTCPASGVYNVLAGPAQTPMDWGMTPVPSSGALPGKRVVRGLEMIGARLQVQRGEEDTWVSIGDVVNASQVQTAAGKAWDATGDTFLYRLTSPVPGGSQEDVCPSDADHPNGMWAVPMKGVFHPSSGERKDNAPNRFTFGCDTGVIAKCYRWGYKPWLPPQDLDEPQMMQELHVACTRMARADYCGNGTPYTEDGTPIHPWDLLPKAIRPLTPGAATPLFEAGWSPTGAVCLSKTRWENLKPLPANCPLVAPSWIVPGGQGAQCPPGQEREFPTGRLCATVCNSAEEALAYQSTLKLFNESQYNFGP; encoded by the coding sequence ATGAACGGAACTCTCGCGATGAAGGTCCGGCGCCCGCTGTTCCACTTCTTCTGGTGGATGGGCGGCCTGGGCGCCTGTGGCGGCATGGTGGCGCCTGAGGATGCAGCCCTCTCCTTGAGCACGCACACAGAGGCAGAACAAAACGCCCCTCCTTCCGAAGCGGATGGCTGGCCAATGCAAGGCACCCAGCTCCATGGCTCGAACCTGGTGAGCGCCTCCTTCCTCCGGGCCTCGCTCGGCCCCCAGCTCATCGCGGACCTGCACCTGGAGAAGGGGGAGCTCGTCGGCACCGTGCCCCACACGCTCACCGGCTCGACGCCGAGCTTGCTGGCGTGCAAGGACATCACCCAGGGAAGCACGCGCTCCTGTGGGTTCACGTCCGTGGGCGTGGGAACGTGCACCCCGGGGACCAGCGTGAAGCTGAGCAGCAGCGGCGCCACCTCCTGCTGGGGACAGCCGGTGGTGCGCGTCTGCGCGGGCACCCAGCCCTGTGAGCACCTCAGCCCCTCGCGCCTCACCTCGGCGGCGAATGCCTGCGCCACGCCCAGCCCGATGGCCCCCTTCACCTGCCCTGCGAGCGGTGTCTACAACGTGCTCGCGGGCCCTGCCCAGACCCCCATGGACTGGGGAATGACACCGGTACCCAGCAGCGGAGCCCTCCCCGGCAAGCGTGTGGTGCGCGGCCTGGAGATGATTGGCGCGCGTCTCCAGGTGCAGCGGGGTGAGGAGGACACGTGGGTGTCCATCGGCGACGTGGTCAACGCCTCACAGGTGCAGACCGCGGCCGGCAAGGCCTGGGATGCCACAGGCGACACCTTCCTCTACCGGCTGACGAGCCCGGTGCCTGGAGGCTCCCAAGAGGATGTGTGCCCTTCCGATGCGGACCATCCCAACGGGATGTGGGCCGTCCCGATGAAGGGCGTCTTCCATCCGTCCAGCGGCGAGCGCAAAGACAACGCACCGAACCGCTTTACCTTTGGCTGCGACACCGGCGTCATCGCCAAGTGCTACCGCTGGGGATACAAGCCCTGGCTGCCGCCGCAGGACCTGGATGAGCCACAGATGATGCAGGAGCTCCACGTGGCCTGCACGCGGATGGCCAGGGCGGACTACTGCGGCAACGGCACCCCGTACACCGAGGACGGAACCCCCATCCACCCGTGGGACCTGCTGCCCAAGGCCATCCGCCCGCTCACCCCGGGAGCCGCCACGCCGCTCTTCGAGGCGGGCTGGAGCCCCACCGGCGCGGTCTGCTTGAGCAAGACCCGCTGGGAGAACCTGAAGCCCCTGCCGGCCAATTGTCCCCTGGTGGCCCCCAGCTGGATCGTCCCCGGCGGCCAAGGGGCGCAATGCCCTCCCGGCCAGGAGCGGGAATTCCCCACGGGAAGACTGTGCGCCACCGTCTGTAATTCGGCGGAGGAAGCGCTGGCCTACCAGAGCACCCTCAAGCTCTTCAACGAGTCCCAATACAACTTCGGACCGTGA